The DNA window AATTCTTCTACCAGCCGCGCGGGGTGGCGATGGTCAATGTGGTGGAGCGCATCGACCAGATGCAGAAGAGCGAGCTGGAGAGCCGGGTGACGGTCCGCTACGACGAGCGCTTCCAGTCCTTCGCGGTGCCCGGGCTGGTGTTGCTCGTGCTGGGGATGATGCTGCTTCCGTCCTCGCGCAGGAGGTCGTCGCCATGAGCGTGCGCCTCGTGGGAGGACGTCGTCGTCGTGGGCTCCTGGCGTGGGCGGTGTGTCTGCTGCTGCCCCTGTCTGCGCTGGGGGCGGGGCCGCTGGAGCGCGACCATCCGCTGATTCAGCAGGGCCGCGAGGCCTATCTTGCGGGCCGCTACGAGGACGCGCTGAAGGCGTTCGAGGAGGCGAAGAAGGAGCGCCCGCATGACCCCGCGGTGGACTTCAACCGAGGGGATGCGCTGGCGAAGCTGGGCCGGGTGAAGGACGCGCAGGAGGTCTTCCGCGGCGTGACGGAGTCCAAGCGTCCCGACCTGCAGCAGAAGGCCTGGTACAACCTGGGCAACCTGGCGGCGACGACGGGAGACCGGGTGGAGGCGCTGAAGTCCTATCGGCGCGCGCTGACGCTGGACCCGCAGGACATCCAGGCCCGCCACAACTACGAGGTGGTGTTGCGCAACCTGCCGCCGCCTCAGCCCAACTCGGCGGATGGAGGCTCGGACGGTGGCGGGGACTCCGGTACGGATGGCGGACGTCCCGATGGCGGTGAGGACGGTGGCACCAAGGCGGACGGTGGAGCGCCCGTCGATGGTGGCTCGGACGGTGGGCCGGACGGCGGCGTGGATGGAGGCTCGGACGGCGGGGCCGACGGTGGCGCGGATGGAGGTGGAGACGGTGGCGCCGACGGTGGCGGGGATGGCGGCGCGGACGGCGGGGATGGTGGCCAGGAGGGACCTCCGCAGAAGGGTGATGGCGGCAGCGACGGCGGCGCGGATGGTGGGGATGAGGACGGGGATGGGGACCCTCGCGACGGCGGGAGCGACGCTGGCACCGAGTCGGAAGGTGATGCGGACGACTCCTCGTCGGATGGGGGCTCGAGTCCGTCGGAGCTGGACCGGCAGGATGCGGAGCGTCTGCTGGACGCGATGAAGCAGAACGAGAAGAACCTCCAGTTGTGGCGGTTCCAGCAGAAGAAGAAGCAGAGGAAGCCCAATGAGAAGGACTGGTAGCAGCGGCCCCCTGGGGGCGGTGCTCGTCGGGCTGGCGCTGCTGGCCTCGGCGCCGGCGTGGGCAGCGAGCCTCGAGTTCTACCAGACGGTGAACAGCGAGGAGGTCGGCACCGAGGACACGTTCGTGCTCACGGTGGTGACCAAGGACGCGCCCGAGGACGCGAAGGTGCGACTGCCGCGCTCGGACGACTTCGAGGTCCTCAACAGCTCCCGCAGCAGTCAGCGCTCCATCTCCCTGTCGGGCGGTGGACCTCCTGTCATCCAGGACGTCACCAAGTACGTCCTGACGATGCGTGCCAATCGCGCTGGCAACCTGACGATTCCCGCCGCGGAGATGTCCACGGGGGGCAAGACGCACCGGACGGAGTCCCTCCAGATTTCGGTGAAGCCGGGCCGGTTGGGTTCCTCCTCCCGGGCGCAAGGTGGGACGCCGCAGGGTCGTTCGCGAGACCCCTTCGCCAGCCTCCCCTCGAGCCAGCCGGACCCGTTCGCGGACGAGCCGGTAGAGGACTCGCCGTCGATTCCCCGGGGAGACTCGGACCTGTTCCTGCGCTCGAGCCTGGACCGGGACGAGGTCTTCGTGGGCGAGCAGGTGACGTTGACGCTCCACATCTACGCACGCGTGGACCTGTCGAGCGTGGACTCCGTGATGATGCCCAAGCTGGAGGGCTTCTGGTCGGAGGAGCTGGACAGTCCCTCGCGGCTGGAGCCCGAGCAGAAGTTCGTCGGCGGCGTGCCGTACCGGGTCTACCTCCTGCGCCGCCGGGCCATCTTCCCGGTGAAGTCCGGCACGCTCTCCATTTCGGCGGCGGAGGCGGACATCACCACGGGCTTCCTCTTCGCGGGCCACCGGCTGCACCGCGTGTCGAATGCGCTCAAGGTGAAGGTGAATCCGCTGCCGCCGGGCGCGCCGCCGGGCATGTCCAATGCGAACGTGGGCTCGTGGCGGCTGTCCGTGGACGTGTCCCAGACGCGCGTGGAGCTGGGCCAGCCCGTCACGGTGAAGGTCATCCTGGAGGGCTCGGGCAACGTGAAGAACGTCACGCCGCCCAAGCTGGTGGGTCCCGCGCCGCTGAAGGTCTATGACCCCACGACGACCGACAAGGTCACCCCCGTGCGCAACAAGGTGCAGGGCCGTCGCGTCGTGGAGTACCTGGTGATGCCGCAGCGCACGGGCACCTTCACGCTGCCCGCGCTGGAGTTCCCCTTCTTTGATTCGCGCACGCGGAAGTACGAGGTGGCGCGCACGGAACCCATCACCCTCACGGTGGAGCCCTCGGCGGGGGGCGCGTCGTCGCTGCCCTCGTCTTCGATGCCGGTGCAGGACCCGGGCAATGGGCCGAAGAACCTGCTGACCCCGGACGGGGTGCGGCCGGTGCGCTTCCAGGCTCGCTTCGTCGGGCCGTCAGAGCCGCCCTGGAAACGCGCCTACTTCCTGCCGCTGGTGGCCGCGCCGCTGGGGCTTCTGCTGGGCTTCGCGTTGCTCGGTGGCGTGCGCGGGCGACTGGCGACGCGCAGCGAGGCGGACCGGGGGCGTCAGCAGGCGAAGGCGGCTCGAAAGCGGCTGGTGGAGGCGGAGAAGCTTCAGGCGGGGGCCGACTCGGGGGCCTTCTATGCGGAGGTGGAGAAGGCGCTGCATGCCTTCCTGGGTGCGCGCCTGGGCGGACCGGTGACGGGCCTCACGCGTGAGGTCATCTCCGAGCGCATGACGACGGCGGGTGTGGCGCCCGAGCGGCGAGCCCGGGTGCTGTACGTGCTGGAGGCCTGCGACCTCGGTCGCTACGGCGGAGGTGGAGACGCCGCCGCGCGGCAGCAGGTGCTGGATGCCGCGGTCGCGGCCATGGAGGGCTGGGCGTGAGCGACTACTACTCGCCGGCGGAGGCGCAGGACGTCTTCCTGAAGGCCAATGAGGCTTATTCGCGCGGGGACTACGCGCAGGCGCAGGCGGGCTACGAGAAGCTCCTCTCGCACGGCCACGGGGGACCGGATGTCCTCTACAACCTGGGCACCGCGTACCTGGCGCAGGGGGACTTGGGTCGGGCGGTGCTCGCGCTGGAGCAGGCGAAGAAGCAGGGCGGCCGCGCGCCGGACTTGGAGGCCAACCTGGCGATGGCGCGCGAGCGTCAGGTGGACAAGGTGGTGGGGGCCACGGCGGAGGAGGAGTTCCTGCCGAGGGTGACGGCGGCCACGGATGGCTCGCTCGTCGCCTGGACCTTCTTGGGGACGTGGGTGGGCGCGCTCCTGCTGGTGCTGGTGTTGCGGTGGATGTCCCCGGGCCGGCGCATGGGGGTGGGCATCGTGATGGCGTTGTTGTTCGCGGTGGCGATTCCCTCGGGTGGGTTGCTGGCCGCTCACGCCTATGTGGAGCACACGGTGCATGAGGCCGTGGTGCTGTCGCCCACGCTGGTGGCGCGCGAGCTGCCGCAGCCTGGCGCACGCTCCATCTTCGAGGTGCATGCGGGCCTCAAGGTGCGGCTCCTGGAGGACAGCGGCCGTTTCGTGCGCATCCGCCTGCCCAATGGCCTGGAGGGCTGGGCCGAGCGCGACGGCGTCGAGAGAATCTAGGCTTCTGTTGTCCTCTGGACGAAACCTGGAAGCAGACCCATCGCCGGGGTTAGAATCCCTTGAAGGGATGGCGGGTTTTGCTTGGAGGTCTTGGCCCTGTGTTTGAAGTCGAGGCCCTTGTCGCGAAGAATCGCCTGGTGGTGCGCCTCTGGGGAGACCTGACCGTGGATGAGGCGAGGCGCGTGGGTGACGCGGCGGTGGCGGCCATCGACCGGCTGCGCCCGCGCTTCGACCTGCTCTCGGATTTGAAGGGCGTGACGTCGCTGTGCTCGGAGAGCACGGTGCAGATGCGGCGCATCATGGAGGCCGCGAAGGCGCGAGGCTTCCGCCGCGTGGTGCGAGTGGTGGGACGCTCGGCGGAGGCGGCGCTGGTGTTCGAGCGCACCAGCCGGGAGATGGGCTATGACGCGTACCTGGCCTTCTCGCTGGAGGAGGCGGAGCGGCTGTTGGACGTCGGAGCGCCTTGAGCCCTGCCTCGTTCAGCTTCCCTTTCCCGTGAGGCGGGCGAGGAGCCCGGGCTTGCGCGCCTTGTGCTGGCCCGAGGCGGCGGCGGACAGGGCCGCGACCTTGAGGAGGTTCTGCTGGAAGACGGTGTTGCCCGGCTCCAGCTCCACCGCGCGCTCCAGCAGCTTCGCGGCCTGGGCGTAGTCCTTGCGTTGATGGACCAGGATGAGGGCCAGCTTGCTGAGGAGCACGGCGGCTTCCGGCGTCTGGTCGATGGCCTTGCTGAGGACCTGGATGGCTCGGTCCACATGCCCCGAGCGCTCCAGTCGCACGGCCCGCTGGAGGATGTCCTCCGGCGAGTTGGTGGCGATGGGCACGGGGGCATCCAGGGGCAGGGTGGCCCTCGGTGAGCGGAGCGCGCGCTCCGGGACGACCGGGGCCGTGGCCAGCGGGAGCGGCGAGGCGGGAAGCGTGGGCGCGGAGCTCGCCGTGACGTTCGAGGGGTGGACCCTGGAGTCGGCTGGAACGGCGGCGGGCGCCATCCCAGGTGAGGCGTGCATGGCCAGGGCCGCGTTGCTCTCCGGCCTGTTCTTGGAGGGGGGCGGCACGGAGCGGGTGGCTCCGACGAGGCTGGGAGGAGGAACCCTCGCAGCGGGAAGGGGGGCCGGAGGCGTCGATGAGGGCGCGGGCGCGGGGGTTATCCGGCGAGCCATGGCCTCGGGGGGCGGTGTTGCTCGTGGAAGGAGGGGCGGCGGCAGGTCGGTGGCGCTCGTGGTGCGCGCGAGCGGCCGCGCGGCGCGAGTCGGCTCGGGGGGACGCGGAGGGCTCATGGGGGCGACGGGTTCATCGTCGCCGAGCGCCAGGGAGGAGAAGTCCTCCTCCGCACCCAGGGCCACGCCCATCGCGGGCTCGCCCCAGGAGAGGGCGGGGAGCGCGGCCTCCCGGAGCGTGGGGGCCTCGGGCCCGTCCAGCTCCTCCTGGGCGAGGAACTCACCGCCGTCGAGCACGGGCATCTCGGCCGTGAGACTGCGCGGTGGAGCGCTGACGGGGGGCCTGTGCAACTCGAGGACGCCTCGCTCCAGCAGGGCCTTGAGGACGACCTTCACCTCGATTTCAGGCAGGCGTGCCGCGCGCGCGAGCTGGGGCACGGCCTGGACTCCGTCGACGAAGGACGCGATGTGCGCTTCGAACGGGTGCAGGGGCTGCAGGGCGATGTTCAGCCCGGCGCGCAGGTGGGGCACCGTGTTCTCATCCATGGGCACGGTGAAGCGCGCGGTGGCCTGGTGGTGCGCCGCGGGGGCCTGGGGAGGCGGCCGGGGAACCTCCATGGTTCGCGTGCGCTGCGGCGGTGAGAGCAGCGCGCGGACGATGGTGGGCTCGGTGATGGTGTACTCGCCGCTGGCCTGCTCCGGGTCCAGGAGCAACCCGCAGTGCTCACACTGGAAGTCGTCCTCTCCCACGGTGCCCCGGCACTCTGGACATTCTGGTTTAGCGGCCATTTCGGATTCATCATAGCGCGCTGGGCCAACCTTCACCCGCTCCGAAGGGCAGGAGAGGTGGGAGGACGTGGTGCTCCATACAAATCCATGGAGCAACCCTGGTGTGGGTGGTGTCGGCGGGGCTATACCGCGCGCGGCAGGTGGCACCGGTGGTGGTGGGGGTCGCGCGCCCGCGACGTATCGTCCCGAAGTGGTCCAGAGCCGCGCTGGAGAAACATGGCTGGCATGTCCCAGGCACCCTTTCACATCCTGCTCGTCGAGGATGAACCGGTCATCCGGGAGCTGGTGCGCTCGATGTTGAGCGACGGCACCGTGGACGTGGTGTGCGCGGCCAACGGGCTGGAGGGACTGAAGCTGGCGCGCAGCCGGACCTTCCACCTCATCCTGATGGATGTCGTGTTGCCCCAGCTCGACGGCATCTCCGCCTGTCGCATCCTGAAGAGCGACCCCGTCACGGCGCCGGTTCCGCTCTACATGCTCACCGCGAAGGCGAAGAAGTCGGACGTGGAGAGCGCGACGCAGGCGGGCGCGGACGGCTACATCCACAAGCCCTTCCGAGGCGCGGAGCTGATGGCGCTGGTGGAGCGGCTGCGGGTGGCTCCGCCCCGCTCTGAGCCCGCCTGACGACGGGCCGGGGACTCCAGGCTCTCAGGGCAGGCGCGGGTGGAGGAAGCGCGCCAGGGCGATGAGGTCGTCCCAGTCGAGCGCGCCAAACTCCAGCGCCACGCCGTCTGCTTCGCGGCGGCGGATGGTGCAGGTGGTGACGATTTCGCGGTCCCCGGGCAGAGGCAGGCCCAGGGTGAGGTACCGCTGGCTGTCGCCGGGGTGGGCGAGCAGGAAGAGGCCCGCCATGGAGACATCCCGGGCCTGAACCATGACGTCGCGTCCAGGCAGGATGACCTTCACGGGGAAGTTCGCCTCGACGCGCGGATGGAAGCGTTCGGCGATGTGGGGGCCACCAGGGGAAGGCTGCATCGGCTCGGCTCCTCTTCTTCGTGCGACAGGGTGCGACAACTCTGAGGCACTTGGCGTGTGAGGCAAGTTTCCGTCCGCCAGGGCTTCCGTCCCGCCGTCCGGACGAGCCTCCCAGTCACGGGAGCCCGGAGCGGGGGCCCGGGGTGGCCATGCGTGCGGGATTGCTCGGATTTCGTCTGGCACGTCCGCTGAAAACGCCTGCTGGAAACCGCATTGCCGGAGACCCGCCATGGAGCCGAATCAACGCAGGCAGTACTTGCTCACCACGACCCTCAACGTGCCTCGGCAGACGCCGTACAACGACTTCGGCACGACGCTGGCGCATGCGGCCAACACGGTGGTCAGCAAGGGCGCGGGCCTGGTGGGGGGAATGATTCCGTCCCCTCCCGTGCTGAGCGCGGCGGTCTCCAGCATGAAGTTGGCGGTGTCCACGGTGGCGTCCAAGGGGACGCCGGCCACGTCGTCTTCGGCCGCGTCGTCGTCGGCCGCCACGGCGTCGGGAGCGGGCACGGCCCAGGGCACTTCGTCGGGCAGCCAGGATGGATGGGACCTGTTGGAGGCGCAGCGGGCGCTCAGCGCGGATGGGCAGAAGTTCAACGCCGCCTATCTCCAACTGCAGAACGAGATGCAGCGAGAGAGCCGCGAGCACAACGCGGTCTCGAACATCATGAAGGTCCGTCACGACTCGGCGAAGGCCGCCATCAACAACATCCGTTGAGAGGCGCGGTGAGCCATGAGCGTGGACAAGGTGGGAGCGGTCGGGGGCGCGGGCCTGGTGTCCGTGGAGTCCGGCGGGGGGCGGTTCGACAAGGTGCTGGAAGGAGTCCGGGGCCCTCCGAGAGAGGGCTCGGTGCCAGCGGCGATGGAAGGCTCGAAGTGCTCTGGCGTCGAGGCCACTCGCGGCGTCGCGAGAGTCGAGAGCGGGGGGACACAGGCTTCAGCGGGGGCGGTCGAGGCGAGGACGCACGGGCGGGTGGATTCGGTGCAGTCGGCGCGCGAGCAGCAGGCGGCGCAGGTCTTGGATCGCGTGGGGCAGGCGCAGAAGCGGTTGGACAGCATCCTGGCGATGGCGGAATCGGGCCGCGATTTCTCGGCCGCGGAGCTGCTCGCGTTGCAGGCGCAGGTCTACCGCGCGAGCCAGGAGCTCGACCTGGCCGGCAAGGTCGTCGAGAAGGCGACCGGTGGTGTGAAGCAGGTTCTCCAGACGCAGGTTTGAGGAGTGCACGGATGTCACTGACTCCCCGGCATGCCCTGCTCGTCCTGTTGCTCCTGGGGACGGCGGCGTGCAGAGAGCGTATTCAGCATGGGTTGGACGAGCGCCAGGCCAATGAGCTGCAGTCGGTGCTCATTGAGCGAGGGCTGGATGCTCGCAAGGTCCCGGAGGCGGGCAAGAAGCCGTCGTGGGCCATCGAAGTCTCCGGAGAACAGTCCTCGGACGCGGTGAGAGTCCTCGCGGAGCTGGGCTTGCCGAGGCCCGCGATGGAGGTGGGCTGTGACGTATTGGGAGGGGGCGGTGGGTTGGTGCGCACGCCGATGGAGGAGTCGGTCTGCCGGGTGCGGGTGCTCGAGAGGGGCTTGGAGAAGACGCTCCAGTCGATGGAGGGGGTGCTGCTGGCGCGCGTGCACCTGGTGATTCCACCTCCGCCGCGTCCGGGGCAGAGCCTGGGGGCGGCGAAGGCGTCGGCGCTGCTTCGAGTCATGCCTGGCAATGCGGCCCGGGTGCGTCAGTCCTCGGACGTGATGAAGGCATTGCTGGCGGGCGGCGTGGAAGGACTCTCGGCCGAGTCTGTGTCGCTGTGGGTGGATGAGGTGCCCACGCGCGCCCTGGTGTCCTCGGGAGGCGGGTCGTCCTCGCTCACGAGGCTGAGGTGGCTGCTCGTGATGCTGGGCGTGTTGGTGACGGGACTGTCGTGGGCCTTGGTGTGGGTGACGTTGCGGATGCGTCACTTCCGCGACCTGCGTGTGACTCCGCCCGCGCCTCCGGTGCCAGCGCGTCCGGTGGTCTCGCCTGGGGCCGCTCGCAAGGTGGCCTGAGGCCCGCGGAGATGCTCATGATGCAACAAGCGACACGCGTGGGCCGCGCCTTGCGCTCACCGAAGAAGGACGCGCGAGCCCTGGCGCGAGCACCTCGATTGGAGCAGGCGACGGTGATTCGTCCACGTCCGCCGGCGCTCCCCTTGGACCGTTGTGCGCTCGTGACGTGGATTCTCGCGCGCGAGCGGGCCGAAGAACTCCTCGAAGGCTTGGGGACCGTGGCCATGAAGCGGGCGAAGGCTCATTTGCGACACATCGTCATGCTGCCTTCGCCCCGGCGGCAGGCGAAGGTGGCCACGGAGTTCGGAGAGCGAGCTGACGCGGGAGCGCGGCTCAAGGACTTGATGGCCGAGGTTCCGGAGGCGCTGCGCAAGGAGATCTTCCGGAACCTGCCTCCCTACCACCGGTCCTTGTTTCCTGGACGGAGGGTGGAGCCCTCGGACCCCTTGGCGCCGCCGCTGCTGTCGGCGCTGGCCGCGCGGCTTGTTCGGGAAGCCACTCGCTGACGTCGGCGTGGGAGTCCATCCCACTCGACGTACCCGGCATCCCGAGCGCGGATGCCCGAGCACTCCAACCCCGCGTCATCACGAGCCCGAGCTCTGGCGGAGCCCGTGCACAAGCGGGGTGTCACCTCTTGCCGCCTTTGAGTCCCCCCGATGAATCAAGACACCGAACCTTCGACTTTTCGTGTGCCAGACCGGCTGCGCCGACTGGGGACCCGACGGATGAGCCGGGCGCACCTCGCGCTCTCGGAGCGGCCTCGTGTGGCGGCCTTGGGACGGGAGGCCCTCTCGGAAGTCTGTTCCGCGCTGAGCCGTGAGCTGGGGTGTCCCGTGAAGGCGGAGGCCCGGCTGCTGGAGGCGGTGGTTCCAGCCGCGCGAGGGCCGACGCGGCCGGCGGTCTTCGTCCTGCTGGAGCTGTCCGCGGTGGGGAGTGTGGCGGTGTTGGAGCTGGAGCCCGTGCTGGCTGTCTCGGCGCTGGAGCGCATCGCGGGCTCGGCCGGGAAGCCTGGGGTGGTGACGGAGCTGGCTCGGCTGGAGGAGGCCACGCTGGCGTACCTGCTGTTGGTGGCGCTCTCGGCGGTGCGTGCCCGGTCGGAGCTCTACCCCGCGCTGGCGCCTCGGCTGTCGGCGGTGACGATGCGCGGAGAGGAAGTCCTGGCCCGGCTGCGCGAGCAGCAGCCGTGGGTCGGCGTGGAGTTGGATTTGACGGTGGGGAGTGTGCGTGGGGGCGGGCGGCTGTTGCTTCCGGGGCCGGTGCTTCAGTTGGCGTTGCAGGGGTTTCCGGTGGAGCGGCGCATGGAGGCCTCGCCGGAGGTGCTCGCGGCATCGCTCAAGTTGCGATGCCTCCTGGGCCAGACGCCGCTGTCCGCCGAGGCGGTGGATGCGCTGACGGTGGGGGATGTCGTCGTCTTCGAGGGGGTTCGCCGCGAGGGTGCGCGCCTGCTGGGAGACGGAAGGCTGGTGGCCCGTGGCTTCACGCTCATCGGAGCGTTCCAGCCCGAGGGTTTTTCGCTGACCCGCGCGCACGTCCGCGCGCGATTCCAGGAGTCGAACATGTCGATGGTGAATGAACGCGGCGAGGTCATTCCTCCGCTTCCGGTGGACGTGGAGGTGGAGCTGACGCGGGTGCTGGTTCCGCTCTCGGAGTTGGCGGCGTTGAAGCCGGGCGCCCTCCTCCCTCTGCACATCAATGCGAGTGAGCCCGTGTTGTTGCGAGTGGGGGACCGGGTGGTGGCGCGAGCCGAGCTGGTGGACCTCGAGGGCGAGGTGGGTGCCCGTGTCCTGGCCTTGCTGCCATGAGTGAGCTCATGCGGAGCCGCCGGCCTTCGTTTTCGCCTCGTGCGCGGCTTCAGGTCGCGACGTTGCTCGTGTTGGGCCTGGCTTTGTTGGGACCCGTGGGGGGCGTGTCCATGGTGGCCACGGCGCGATGGCTCCTGGTGGTGGGAGCGCTCTGCGGGCTGGGGTGGTGGTGGTTTCGACGAGGCGCCACGACGCCTCGGGAGGTACGGGCCGAGCGGAT is part of the Myxococcus landrumus genome and encodes:
- a CDS encoding tetratricopeptide repeat protein — its product is MSVRLVGGRRRRGLLAWAVCLLLPLSALGAGPLERDHPLIQQGREAYLAGRYEDALKAFEEAKKERPHDPAVDFNRGDALAKLGRVKDAQEVFRGVTESKRPDLQQKAWYNLGNLAATTGDRVEALKSYRRALTLDPQDIQARHNYEVVLRNLPPPQPNSADGGSDGGGDSGTDGGRPDGGEDGGTKADGGAPVDGGSDGGPDGGVDGGSDGGADGGADGGGDGGADGGGDGGADGGDGGQEGPPQKGDGGSDGGADGGDEDGDGDPRDGGSDAGTESEGDADDSSSDGGSSPSELDRQDAERLLDAMKQNEKNLQLWRFQQKKKQRKPNEKDW
- a CDS encoding ATP-dependent helicase HrpB, producing MSVDKVGAVGGAGLVSVESGGGRFDKVLEGVRGPPREGSVPAAMEGSKCSGVEATRGVARVESGGTQASAGAVEARTHGRVDSVQSAREQQAAQVLDRVGQAQKRLDSILAMAESGRDFSAAELLALQAQVYRASQELDLAGKVVEKATGGVKQVLQTQV
- a CDS encoding BatD family protein, whose protein sequence is MRRTGSSGPLGAVLVGLALLASAPAWAASLEFYQTVNSEEVGTEDTFVLTVVTKDAPEDAKVRLPRSDDFEVLNSSRSSQRSISLSGGGPPVIQDVTKYVLTMRANRAGNLTIPAAEMSTGGKTHRTESLQISVKPGRLGSSSRAQGGTPQGRSRDPFASLPSSQPDPFADEPVEDSPSIPRGDSDLFLRSSLDRDEVFVGEQVTLTLHIYARVDLSSVDSVMMPKLEGFWSEELDSPSRLEPEQKFVGGVPYRVYLLRRRAIFPVKSGTLSISAAEADITTGFLFAGHRLHRVSNALKVKVNPLPPGAPPGMSNANVGSWRLSVDVSQTRVELGQPVTVKVILEGSGNVKNVTPPKLVGPAPLKVYDPTTTDKVTPVRNKVQGRRVVEYLVMPQRTGTFTLPALEFPFFDSRTRKYEVARTEPITLTVEPSAGGASSLPSSSMPVQDPGNGPKNLLTPDGVRPVRFQARFVGPSEPPWKRAYFLPLVAAPLGLLLGFALLGGVRGRLATRSEADRGRQQAKAARKRLVEAEKLQAGADSGAFYAEVEKALHAFLGARLGGPVTGLTREVISERMTTAGVAPERRARVLYVLEACDLGRYGGGGDAAARQQVLDAAVAAMEGWA
- a CDS encoding PilZ domain-containing protein — protein: MQPSPGGPHIAERFHPRVEANFPVKVILPGRDVMVQARDVSMAGLFLLAHPGDSQRYLTLGLPLPGDREIVTTCTIRRREADGVALEFGALDWDDLIALARFLHPRLP
- a CDS encoding tetratricopeptide repeat protein; the protein is MSDYYSPAEAQDVFLKANEAYSRGDYAQAQAGYEKLLSHGHGGPDVLYNLGTAYLAQGDLGRAVLALEQAKKQGGRAPDLEANLAMARERQVDKVVGATAEEEFLPRVTAATDGSLVAWTFLGTWVGALLLVLVLRWMSPGRRMGVGIVMALLFAVAIPSGGLLAAHAYVEHTVHEAVVLSPTLVARELPQPGARSIFEVHAGLKVRLLEDSGRFVRIRLPNGLEGWAERDGVERI
- a CDS encoding FliM/FliN family flagellar motor switch protein, whose protein sequence is MNQDTEPSTFRVPDRLRRLGTRRMSRAHLALSERPRVAALGREALSEVCSALSRELGCPVKAEARLLEAVVPAARGPTRPAVFVLLELSAVGSVAVLELEPVLAVSALERIAGSAGKPGVVTELARLEEATLAYLLLVALSAVRARSELYPALAPRLSAVTMRGEEVLARLREQQPWVGVELDLTVGSVRGGGRLLLPGPVLQLALQGFPVERRMEASPEVLAASLKLRCLLGQTPLSAEAVDALTVGDVVVFEGVRREGARLLGDGRLVARGFTLIGAFQPEGFSLTRAHVRARFQESNMSMVNERGEVIPPLPVDVEVELTRVLVPLSELAALKPGALLPLHINASEPVLLRVGDRVVARAELVDLEGEVGARVLALLP
- a CDS encoding flagellar M-ring protein FliF, which produces MSLTPRHALLVLLLLGTAACRERIQHGLDERQANELQSVLIERGLDARKVPEAGKKPSWAIEVSGEQSSDAVRVLAELGLPRPAMEVGCDVLGGGGGLVRTPMEESVCRVRVLERGLEKTLQSMEGVLLARVHLVIPPPPRPGQSLGAAKASALLRVMPGNAARVRQSSDVMKALLAGGVEGLSAESVSLWVDEVPTRALVSSGGGSSSLTRLRWLLVMLGVLVTGLSWALVWVTLRMRHFRDLRVTPPAPPVPARPVVSPGAARKVA
- a CDS encoding response regulator, whose protein sequence is MAGMSQAPFHILLVEDEPVIRELVRSMLSDGTVDVVCAANGLEGLKLARSRTFHLILMDVVLPQLDGISACRILKSDPVTAPVPLYMLTAKAKKSDVESATQAGADGYIHKPFRGAELMALVERLRVAPPRSEPA
- a CDS encoding flagellar biosynthetic protein FliO, which gives rise to MSELMRSRRPSFSPRARLQVATLLVLGLALLGPVGGVSMVATARWLLVVGALCGLGWWWFRRGATTPREVRAERMRVISREGLSPRCGIALVEVEGRGFLVAFGDAFAEVHPLQESAEVFTRPLAQARRPRPGRVSRKGARS
- a CDS encoding tetratricopeptide repeat protein; amino-acid sequence: MGEDDFQCEHCGLLLDPEQASGEYTITEPTIVRALLSPPQRTRTMEVPRPPPQAPAAHHQATARFTVPMDENTVPHLRAGLNIALQPLHPFEAHIASFVDGVQAVPQLARAARLPEIEVKVVLKALLERGVLELHRPPVSAPPRSLTAEMPVLDGGEFLAQEELDGPEAPTLREAALPALSWGEPAMGVALGAEEDFSSLALGDDEPVAPMSPPRPPEPTRAARPLARTTSATDLPPPLLPRATPPPEAMARRITPAPAPSSTPPAPLPAARVPPPSLVGATRSVPPPSKNRPESNAALAMHASPGMAPAAVPADSRVHPSNVTASSAPTLPASPLPLATAPVVPERALRSPRATLPLDAPVPIATNSPEDILQRAVRLERSGHVDRAIQVLSKAIDQTPEAAVLLSKLALILVHQRKDYAQAAKLLERAVELEPGNTVFQQNLLKVAALSAAASGQHKARKPGLLARLTGKGS